The Gavia stellata isolate bGavSte3 unplaced genomic scaffold, bGavSte3.hap2 HAP2_SCAFFOLD_124, whole genome shotgun sequence genomic interval TTCGGCTTCTTTGGGGTAAAACGCGGAATCGCGGAACGGGGATTCGTTACCGGTTTGTCGTCCTTCGGCAGCTCGGGGTAGAGGAACGGCGGCTGCGGGTAGACGTAGTCGTGGTGGACATCCCGCAGCGAGGGGACGAAGACAAGCTGAGAGCCGGCGCTGTcggaaaaagaggggaaaaaacaggcgATTAAGGGACGAAGGACGAGCTGAGAGCCGGCGCTGTcgggaaaagagggaaaaaccaGGCGATTAATTAACAGGCGGAGCCGAGGAGCACTTCAACACCCAGAAACAGCACTTCACTTAGAAATTACAGCCAGACACCCTCAAAAAGAGCCCACTTTGGGCATTCTGGCTGTGAGAGGACCCAAAAGTGCTGAAATTCCCCCAAAAGCCGCTCAAGCTTTTGCAGGAGAGGTGTTTCGCCCCACGTGAAGGGAAGGGGCTGCGAGATGATGATGCTTTTCCCGGATCGAAGCCCCAGAGGGTGTTGACAAACTGGGCTGCAAATACAGCCTTCCCCCGTTGTGCGGGGAACGGGACCTCATCCCCATCTAACCCgagaagccaaaaaaaaaggttaaaaccAGTTTTTTTAGTGAATTTAGAAAACAATCATAAAGGAAAGGGTCTGGATACACTGAGAGGTGGTGCTGGTGAGTCTGGGAGATGCCGGAGGAGTGTGAAGCGGTGTTTTGGGGTGTCCCCGGCCCCTCGACACAGGGCACCCGGCGCCAGGCAGGGCTGTTGACAGCGAGAGGGATGAGGATGGTGCGTCCCCGTCCCTGCCGGAGTCTGGCAGCAGATGAAAGAGGCTGGCAGCGCCcggcaggaaggaaaaaaaaaaacccaaacctcgCTTGTTCTTTGTTCGCGCCGTCCCTCGCGCCGCCAACCGGCCCTGGGACGAcaccggggagggggaaaaagtgCCGCCAACTGTTCCCGGTTCCTTTCTCCTcgtgtttttttgggggaaaagccAGGATCCAGCTATAAATCACGTCTGGCAGCAGGCAAACACGACTCAAATCCATTTCAGAGCCTGTTACGAGGCTTTCAACCAAAATCTAATTATTTCCCCCCTTGGCCGCCTGTTTCCCTCGCAGGAATCAGTGGAACCCCCCGTCCAGATCCCATTTGGTGTcgaaaaatgaggttttgggcaaAAGCTACCTGTGGAAACTGTAGTAACTTCATGCAGTCACCGTCCCTACCTTCTCGTCCCTTCGATTATTGTCTTCAGGCAGAGCTTGAAGACCTCGGCGAAGGACCCCAGGAGCTGGCAGTTCTATGAATTGAGGGAAAACGATGGGATTTGCGCAATTCCCCCTTCTTTTGGGGTGCACGGGGAGGACACTGGGACACCCCCACCGCCTTCCCCAGCTTCTTTGCCTTCCCTGAGTCCGGCACCACGGATCAATCAACCCAAAATCCAGGTGGATGTAGGAGTTTGGGGAAAATCAGCCCCTACACCGCCCCGCTCACACACTGTGGGTCTCACGGGGGTTTTGGGGGGCACCCCGCTGAGCCCTCCCCCCCCACGGATGAAGCccaggggggaccccagggcaCCCCAATTCTCCCTCACCTCCACTTGCTCGTGCTTGGCATCCAGGAACGGCCCAAACTGTGAAGAAACGgtgaaaaatcagagaaaacCACAAGCGGGCATGACCCCGCCGGgcgctgccagccccagcagcccagcGACACGCGTCAAACCGCCCGGAAAAAGGCGGTTTTTCATGAGTCTTGTTAATTAAGCTCAAATTTTACCCTGCGACCCCAAAGCGGTCGGGGCAAACCGAGCCCAAAAGGGGAGACTGATAAAAGCAGCGTGTCCTTTCCGAGTGGGCAGACTGCTGGGGTGCTCAAAGAGCACGATTTGCTCTTAAAACAGGGCTTTTTTGTCACTTTAGGGTGAAAAAACGGGTGTTTTGGGATTACGCCCGAGCCGCCTCTCTcctcagcagcatttttttttatgctgattTTCAGGGTTTTGAAACCTCAAATGCATTTTCACGCTGCGGTCCCTGGTTTTATAATATCTAATCAGTTTCGCTAATATAAACGATTGGTTTATGTAATAAACCCggggtccccccagcccccccgagATTAGGGGGACCCCATCCCCGCTGCGGCCCCTCACCAATACGCAGACATCGGGGCGGTCGCGGCCGATCACCTCGACGAGGTCGGCGAGCGGGTCGTAGGCGATGCTGTCGGAGGTGGTGTAGGGTCCACAGGCCACCAGCACCatcctctgctctgctgggagaaAAAGGGGGGTTTTGGGGACAAAAAGAGGGCGTTTGGGGACACCCCAAAACTTTTCCCTGATTGGGTGGGGTGGTTTAACGCATCCCGGCTTTAAACCGCAGCGGCCACCGGCAGGGGAAGTGTTGGGGCTCACCTGGGGCCGGCTCCGTCGGCGTGTGGAAGGGAAGGGGCACCCCCTGCGGATAAACCGTAAATTGCCTCAAAATCCTCATTTTTCACCCCAAAAACCAGCCCCAAACTTGTCCGTGGGACGCCGGCAGCGCCACGCCGTCACCTCGTAGAGCTTCGAGACCACCATCTTCCTGCCGGTGCTGTTGGTTCCCTCCAGCGCCACGATCTAAAGGTGGGTGAGAAAATGGTGTCAGGCTCAAAATTTGGGGGAGGAAGGTTGGGGTGctccccccctgcaccccaaaaccgCCGCGGCCGCACCTGGCCAGGGAAGAGGGAATAATCCTTCAGCTCCGAGAGGTCGAGGGGGACTTGTCCACCCGAGGAGTATTCTCGGTCGCCCTCCAGCACCACCGAGTTGGCGTTGAGCTTCCCGTTGCTGTCGCAGCCGATCTGGCCCAGCACCGTCACCGGCTCCTGCGCAGGGAcggcaaaaaaaccaaatcagacAACCGCCAGAAAAGTTGGTTTTGCCCCAAAATGCCAAGAAGCGCCCTAAAAGCGGGCGCGGGGTGTTGGGGTGACAGCCGGGGTATTCACCTGCGCCGGGAGCAACACCGAGGCGAAGTCCTCCAGGTGATGGTGGCTCTTCAGCGCGTCACCGAGCTCCTCGATCCTCCAAGACAGCACTACGGAGGGAGCACAGGCGTTGCCCGCACCCCAAAACACTCCCCAAAAACGGGGTTACCACCAAATCGAGGTGTCGGTCACCTCCCCGAACCCCTCCCCGGGTCACGGCGTCACCTTCCCGGACGTCCAGCGCTTTCTGGAACATGAATTTGTAGCTTTTTGTCAGATTTTCTTCCGGGGGACCGAAAAGTTTCGGGGTACAACCGCGGCCGCCCCGACCGCTCCAGGAGGGACCCTGGACGGAGCCAAACGAGGCCACCACCTCGCCCCGGCTGCTGCGCGCCGTGTATTTTTGGGAGGGGGTGACGCTGCGGGGACAAAAGGGGGGTGACGGTGACAACCGGCGGCGGTAGCACCACCGCGAGCGCCAGCGGCACCACTGCGAGCGCCGGTGACGGTCTCAGCGTGACGGTTTACCTCGGGGAGAAGCTGTTGGGAGAGAAGAGCGCGTaggggctgcgggaggagaGGGTCCGCTTGGGCCGGGGGTTTTCTGGGGTGGAATTGCTGCGTTTTGGGAACCCTGTGAGGCGATAAAACCCCCGATGTTTTAGGGTGGGTGGATTTGGGGCAGAAAACGGTAAATTTGGGGGTAGCTTTTGGGGTTAAGGTGTTGGCGCGCACCTTGGACGGTGTGGTGTAGGCGTCCAGCAGCTCGTCCTCTTCTTCCTCGTCAAGGCTGCCGGCTCGTTAAGGAACACCGAAGACCCCTATTTTTGGGGGGACGCCCACCAGCACCCCCTAAGCCGTGAATTCCTCCCATTAACCGGCGCTAACGAGGCCTCGTTTCCGGAGAAGGGGCCGAACGCGCTCCACTTGAGGGGGGTGTTAACGGGATGCTCCCCCCCACGGGGCACTGTAACACCCCGGTTTTTTAAGGATCACCCCGAAACCTGCGGGATACAGCTCCTGGAGAGAGTGGACGTCGTGGAAGCCACCGTAGCGGTTGTCCCTTTTCCGGGGGATCCTGCTGCCCCGCTTGGCGAGGacctggaggaggaagaagaggagagggGTGAGTGTCCCCCAACCCTTTTCCcgggggttttggggtgtggggggaaTATCGGGGACCCCCCCACCTCGTGCTCGAAGGCGTCGAGGCCGTCGGCggagagctgggtgccgagGTCCTTGCTGGTGACGAAGGCCAGCAGCTCGTTGGCCAACGCCACCGGGCCCAGCCCGTGGGTCAGGCACAGCTCCACCactgcggggagggaggggttAATGGGgttggggacccccccaaagGTACCCCAAAACCCCATAACAGCCCCCCGTGACCCCCAAACCACCCAACACCCCCAAACACCTCCCCTACAACCCCCAATATACCTGATACTGCCCAGACATGTCTCCTGACATCTCTGGACCCCCCAAGACCCCCCAACCACCTCCCTgacacccccagaccccccccaaTACCCCCCAACCACCTCCCTGACACCCCCAGACCTCTCAATAccccccagcacctccctgaCGCCCCCAATACCCCCAACCACCTCCCTGACACCCCCAATACCCCCCCAACTGCCTCCCTgacacccccagacccccccaacCACCTCCCTGACACCCCAATACCCCCCCAACCACCTCCCTGacacccccaaccccccccaaCCACTTCCCTGacacccccaaccccccccagTACCCCCCAACCACCTCCCTGACACCCCCAATACCCCCCAACCACCTCTCTGACACCCCCGGACCCCCCCAATACCCCCCAACCACTTCCCTGaccccccctgacccccccaaTACCCCCCAACCACCTCCCTGACACCCCAGTACCCCCCAATACCCCCCCCAACCACCTCTCTAACACCCCAATAACCCCCCAAGACCCCCAACCACCTCCCTGACACCCCAGTACCCCCCAATACCCCCAACCACCTCTCTAACACCCCAATAACCCCCCAAGACCCCCCAACCACCTCCCTGACACCCCCAGACCACCCCACACCCCCTCCGACGCCCCCAACCACCCCAATAccccctcccgcctccccccaACACCCATTAGCACCCCCAGGCCGTGCCCCCCCGGCGCCCTCACGCTTGGCGGGCACGTCCTCCCCGTCGCAGCGCAGCTCGAAGAGCCCCAATTCCCGCAGCACCGCCTCGGCCGACACCGGCTCCGGGTCCGCCTCCGGCTCCGCCATCGCGGCGGCGAAAAGCCCGCGCGGGCGCGACACCGCCGCGCTTGACGGCAGCGGGGAGGGGAAGTGGGCGTGGCCGCGCCTTATAAGGAAACAGGCGTGGCAGCGCTGGGGTAAGAGGAGGAGCTATGCAGATGTAGAGGGACAACAGGCCAACGGGGAGGGacgggcggggagggggcgtgGCCGGCGCACCACCAACCAGGGGGGTGGAAAAAGGCGGGAATTTTCCCGCCCTCCCGGGGGTTTCCTCACAGCGCTGAGGGGGGAAGCGGCGCCTCACGGGGAACGGCCCGGAAGGACCGTACCGGGCCCGGAGAGGTCGTCCCCGCGCCGGGGGGGACCGCCCCGGGCCCGGGGGGAGCGCCCCGGTCACTGACAGGACTCGCCCCGGCCGCGGAGGCTCCGGGACCCCTCACACCTCCTCACCCCACAGGGACCGCGGCAGCCTCAACCTGCATCCCCCCGCCATGACCACAACCTGCCGCGACGGGGGTTTTTATTCagaacaaccaaaaaaaacctaTATATAAGTCCTAAACGTACGTTAGCTACgggtttttttgcagctggGTGGTTAAAAGCGTCGCCTCGAGCGTCAGCGCTCCCCCTCAGCACCCGGCAGGCCGAGGGGGGCTGGTGGGATTCACCCTGAGGTAAAGGTGAGGGGAAAGGACCAGCCGGAAAAGAGCTTGGATTTTAATAACATtccttgtgttttttctttccttattttaagTTTATACaataaaaaacaccaccattATGGCACCCGGTAGGCAGAAGATCCCTGACTGAGGCGCTGGGAAGCGAGAGGCGATGGCGGCCACGTCGGGGGAGCCCGGAGATCGGATGAGACCCGGTGTCACCCGCCCCGGGGCTCCTTCGGTAGGAAGAGGCACAAAAAACGTGAGAATTCCCCCCAAAACAGCCGTGCGAGAGGCGAGGAAAGGGGTGTTTCTTTGGCAAAGCGAGGGGGGAGCCCCACGTCCCGGCTGGGGGTGGCCACACCACCttcaccccccaccccttcttTTTGCggaaaaaagccaagaaaaagggaaaaaccgGCGCGGTTCTTGTCGTCGGCTCCCGCTGCGAAGGCACTTGGAGGGCTGGGGGGTGCGGTCAGGCGAACATGGTGAGCTGCAGCCActgcgggaggaggaggagggtgtgaGGAGGGCGTCGGGTGGGTGTCAGCCCCTCGCAGCGCCCACAGGTACCTGCAGCAAGTCGAAGGTGACGACGCCGTCCTGGTCCACGTCCATCGCTTGGAAAAACCCTGCGGTGAGGGAAATTGGGGGGGaaaatggtggggttttttagtgGGAACAGTGGGAAAAACGGGGGACGATTTAAGGGGGAAAGTtgggaaaaaagcagatttaAGGGGGAACGTTAGAAAAATGGAGCAGGATTTAAGGGGAGAAGCTGGAAAAACAAGGCAGGatttaaggggaaaaattaggaaaacaaGGGAGGATTTAAGGGGAAACGTTAGGAAAACGAGGAAGGATTTAAGGGGAAACGTTAGGAAAACGACGAAGGATTTAAGGGGAAACGTTAGAAAAATGGAACAGGATTTAAGGAGAAAAGTTAGAAAAACGGAGCAGGATTTAAGGGGGAACGTTAGAAAAACGGAGCAGGATTTAAGGGGGAACGTTAGAAAAACGGAGCAGGATTTAAGGGGGAACGTTAGAAAAACGGAGCAGCATTTAAGGGGGAACGTTAGAAAAACGGAGCAGCATTTAAGGGGGAACGTTAGAAAAACGGAGCAGGATTTAAGGGGGAACGTTA includes:
- the POLA2 gene encoding DNA polymerase alpha subunit B, whose translation is MAEPEADPEPVSAEAVLRELGLFELRCDGEDVPAKLVELCLTHGLGPVALANELLAFVTSKDLGTQLSADGLDAFEHEVLAKRGSRIPRKRDNRYGGFHDVHSLQELLDEEEEDELLDAYTTPSKGFPKRSNSTPENPRPKRTLSSRSPYALFSPNSFSPSVTPSQKYTARSSRGEVVASFGSVQGPSWSGRGGRGCTPKLFGPPEENLTKSYKFMFQKALDVREVLSWRIEELGDALKSHHHLEDFASVLLPAQEPVTVLGQIGCDSNGKLNANSVVLEGDREYSSGGQVPLDLSELKDYSLFPGQIVALEGTNSTGRKMVVSKLYEGVPLPFHTPTEPAPAEQRMVLVACGPYTTSDSIAYDPLADLVEVIGRDRPDVCVLFGPFLDAKHEQVENCQLLGSFAEVFKLCLKTIIEGTRSAGSQLVFVPSLRDVHHDYVYPQPPFLYPELPKDDKPRVHFMSDPCTLDIDGVVFGLTSTDLLFHMGAEEISSSSGISDRFTRILKHILTQRSYYPLYPPSEELNVDYETFYSYASLPVTPDVLVTPSELRYFIKDVLGCVCINPGRLTKGQVGGTYGRLYLQREDAKGERKSPCVAAQVVKI